tcgaaaacgtggtggttagtttgtggcatcattGCTGAGCGTCTGCTTCCGCCACTGCCATGCTTCATTCTGATTAGCTGCATCGGGCTAGCAAGGAGTTATTTGACCTTTTGATTGGAACTGGACCACAAAACCTCTACATGACCTGAATCTCTCCCACTCACTTGTTGCATTGTGTTTTCATTTTGAAAGCTACTAAAtccttgtattttctcaaaattcaagaCTCATTTGATTGCCTGAACCTCAGTTATCACCATACTGCTTATTCTAAATCAGGTCAACTGTGATGTGCCTGGCCGGACTCCGCTTTGCGCAATTTAGAaactggtagtaggctttgaaatcctttcctgCTTTTTCAACAAGGACTAATTCAAAAGAGACTCGTAAAGATAGACTCAAAGAGCAAAGTGAAAATGATTTttgacaaaaggaacaaatgaaaattttgaacacAGATGACTATGTGAAGAAGAATGAGAAAAAGAAGACTTATTTGAGGGAAGCGGCCagctccaatgatcatgacatgcaattCGGTCTGATCATCCTATTCCGTCCAACCAATCATATTTTCAGTTCATGTCCTGTCTTCATACTTCAAAACCGGGCTTTCACTGATCCAATTTCTCTGTAAAGTCATGAGTCTCATTCAACTTTTAGTGCcatgaagggttttcaccaacaagcctctctcatttgttcatctctcaactcaccatcgccttacggtgcctgcgagagttttcaccaataagactctctcattttgaattttccctcagctcaccatcgccttacggtgcccgtgatggttttcaccaataagactctctcattttaaattttctctcttgcgcccatgaacaaagtgttacccatgatgtaaatcatacctctatctcgctCGACCTGGCATCCTCAGAGATTGATCAGAAGgcctttctttggaccataatgtaggcttttggacagggttagaaagaaagggtgacATGAAGgatcaaaataatttaagatgaaaagggattaaaattacaacttttggaatcagatcttttcaaAACCCAAACTTCTGCCTCGGTTTCTTTAGTTCTGGggaattttaatttttactttgatgggaccgaaccatgaggctgcctacgtatccttaaaaggaattaggtcgaacgtagttaaaaaaaagttgtttgtttttgtttccctttttcttttctttttcttttttttttttccttttccttctttttttcctttttttttcttttctttttccttttttttcgtttttcttattttcactcattcatcatcatttttttcattctctacgtctactactgattccaaaagaggggtatgaaagaaaataaataaagctcaaaaggggtaacaaaggatgaaAGTGTCTGGGTAgcggaacaaaatgccttcgtcatttcaacttTGAATATGTCAAGTACAAAATACAACTAAAGGTAAGCAAAGAGATCATACATAGTAcctcttaactgcatcagaattgatagtcatatctATACATTTACCTTCTATGTCTATTAAATACAaaacaccattggacaacactcttgtcacaatgaatggcccctgccagtttggggcgaacttgcctttggcttccacctgatgaggaaggatgtgtttcaatacCATCTGCCCACTTCGAATTTCcaaggacgcacctttttgttgtatgctcttgctattcttttCTAATAcaaattgaccatgacatactgcaacCAATCTTTTCTTgccaatcaaactcaactgctcgagccgggttttgacccactcatcatcatcaatttcggcttccgcgatgatccgaagggatggaatctcaacttctgcaggtataactgcctcagttccatataccagcgAATAAAGAgctgcacctactgaagtgcggacagtagtgtgataacccagtaaggcaaaaggcaacgtttcatgccattgcctagaaccttgcaTCATCTTATGAAGTATcctctttatgttcttgttagcagcctcaacaactccatttgccttggggagATACGGAGTGGAGTTCCGATGCATgatcttgaactgttggcatacctctttcatcaaatgactgttgagattagcaacattgtctgtgatgatcaccttgggaattccgaaccgacaaatgatatttgaatgaacgaaatccaccattaccttcttggtcacggacttgaaagttacagcttcgacccacttggtaaagtaatcaatggccaccagaataaacctgtgcctgtTTGATGTTGTCGGCttaattggtccaataacatccatgccccaagcaacaaagggccaaggtgcagacattgtgtgtaactcagatgggggagcatgaatcaaatcaccatgtacctgacattgatgacacttgcgaacaaaacTGATACCAtcccgttccatggtgagccaataataacttgctcgaagtatcttctttgccaagacatacccgttcatatgcggcccgcaaactccataatgcacttcggccatgatagttgaagcttctttagcatctatgcaccttAGCATTCCTAAATCCGGAGTCCTCTTGTACAAaattcctccactcaagaaaaatccactagctagacgtcgaatggttctcttttggtcaccTGTAGCATATACTGGATATACCCCCGACCTGATGTATTcattgatatcgtggaaccaaggttcgccatcgatttcctcttccaccatattacaataagcatgttgatcatgaacttggatatgcacggggtcaacataagccttatctggatgatgtaacattgacgccagagtagccaaggcatcagcaatctcattatgaatcctgGGAATATGTCTAAATTCAACCGACctgaatcgttgacaaagatcatgtaggaactgtcggtacggtatgagctttaaatctcgAGTCtctcattctccttgaatctggtgaacaaacaaatctgaatctcccagaacaagtatttcctggactcccatgtctatagctaacctcaaacccagaatgcatgcttcatactcagccatgttgttggtgcaataaaatcgaagttggGCTGTTACAGGGTAGTGTTGCCTTGTTTCAAAAATAAGTACAACCCCTATTCTGacccctttcatgttagcagctccatcaaagaagagtttccaacctggcttttcatCATGGTCAACCTCGTCAACACACatgacctcttcatcaggaaaataagttttcagtGGCTCATAGTCATCatccaccggattctcggccaagtggtcggacaaggcttgggctttcattgtggtccgagtcacatagatgatgttaAACTCTGTAAGTAAAATataccactttgcaagtcttcctgtgggcataggcttctgaaagatatactttggAGGATCCATGCGAGAAATAAGGTAAATAGTGTAGGAAGatagataatgcttcaacttttgcgCCACCCAaatcagggcgcaacatgtcctctcaagcagagtgtacttaacctcatagggagtGAACTTCTTACATGAGGTAATAAATTGCTTTCTCCTTCTTTCCCGTGacgtcatgttgacccaatacacaaccaaaagaattatccaaaactgtcaaatagagaattaaaggtcttcCAGGCTCTGGTGGGACCGGCACAGGTGGATTCGACAGGTACCTcttaatcttatcaaatgcttcttgacattcgtcagtccatttgaccgcaacattctttttcagcagcttaaagatgggctcacaggttATCGTGAGCtaagcaatgaacctgctgatgtaatttaaccttccaagcaaactcatcacctctattttattctttggtggtggtaacaCTTGAAtgactttgatctttgacgggtctaactcaataccACATCGACTGACCACGAATCCTAGCAGCTTCCCAGAcgggacaccaaatgcacatatggctggattgagcttgaggttgtacctgcggagcctttggaaaaacttcctcaggaccttgacatggtcagactgcttctttgactttatgatcacatcatctacataaaactcgatctccctatgtatcatatcatgaaatatggtggtcatctccctcatgtaagttgccccaacattcttcaaaccaaatgacatTACCCGATAATAGTATTTTCCCCAtagcgtgatgaatgctgtcttttctgcatcttcctcatccatcaagaaCTGGTGATATCCTGTGTAACAATCCGCAAAAGACCCAATcttatgcttggcacaattatcgatcagaatgTGAATGTTCGGCAATGGAAAATCTTCCTTTGGTCTTGCTTTAttaagatcacggtaatcaacacagacCCTGGTCTTACCAATTGGTACTGGCAtaatattggctaaccaagtgggatatcgagtgactcgaatgacctttgcagtaagctgctttgtgatttcttctttgatcttcacactcatatcagtcttgaactttcgcaacctttgcttgacaggagggaatgctggatcagttggcaatttatgaactaccagatcagtgctcaggcccgacatatcatcatatgaccatgcaaaaacatctttgtactcaaacaatatTTTGATTATTTCCTCCTTAACTTTCGGTTCTAAatgcacacttatcttggtttccctaacaTCATCCTGGTCCCCTAAATGGATTGCTTCGGTCTCACTCAaattaggctttggtttttcttcaaattgttttagcTCTTTACTGATTTCGTCAAAtgctgcttcttcatcatattctatttcatcatcatattctacttcttggattgttatttcagaattagattggttTTTAAGACTCGGCTAAAACTttttcatgcatgtcatgtcattgcaaccagcataaaaagaactgtatagaagaaaaaagaacaaaataaaacactATTAGGAATAACGGAATacgggaaattgcatttcattgaaaataaaaggatagaagggtttgaacatcaaaacaagcaaaaactaaaaatctggattaaaaccctggaataacccagataacagaaaggaaaataaagcaaactaccaaaactccttcctggtggggagaagaGTAGCTTCTCAATTGCTAAGCTTCACGTTTGGTTCAACGAGCTTCACATTTGCTTTACTAGAGCTttcaccaacttctaccatattgacctcTTCGAACAGACTTTGGCACCTCTTGATCATCTCTTCATCAACATCGACCACAAGTTTTGGGATTGAGGAGGTTGGAGGTTTTTCAGTCCCTCGCTTGACAAAAGATTTAGAGATGTGTGGGACGGGCTTGGGAAGCGACCATACCTtctgtttcagatttttaacccTTTCACGTCCTTCTCTGTgggcatgaatcccaaaccaaatgtaccagGATTCCCACTGGGGCACACTGGATGCACAATACcctgcaaagatgagcccaaacccttgcccgacacaaaaccattcttcaacatttcattcgcAACCATGACAGAAGTGGAGGATAACTTAGGAACCGAAATGTAttttccttcaggaattttctcaaCAGACACTGTTTCGAAAGTCTGATAGACCtaaggtcccttatcatcttcagcttCGATGAACGGAACAATTGTATCATTACAAGCTGACAAGTCCTCGtcaccgtgcacaactatttcccgcctgtcccattcaaacttcaccatttggtgcatAGAAGATGGGACTGCCGTAGCAGCATGTATCCAGGGCCTgcctaacaacagattgtag
This sequence is a window from Nicotiana sylvestris chromosome 3, ASM39365v2, whole genome shotgun sequence. Protein-coding genes within it:
- the LOC138888254 gene encoding uncharacterized protein, with the protein product MMIWASESNLVKAPDSTKAKPLIVEGVTEKPSSLNLKSPVLVVKGLSKDVRESPESSKVVVPRIPSKPVIVLKGAPTTPIIIKPVTQLPVVDAKAVPWNYKQVIVTYKGKEIEEEVNETGGLTRSGRCFTPEELRKSKPFKDSPMPVKESVTDEEAEEFLKKMKVQDYSIVEKPWIHAATAVPSSMHQMVKFEWDRREIVVHGDEDLSAWYCASSVPQWESWYIWFGIHAHREGRERVKNLKQKPSLKNQSNSEITIQEVEYDDEIEYDEEAAFDEISKELKQFEEKPKPNLSETEAIHLGDQDDVRETKISVHLEPKVKEEIIKILFEYKDVFAWSYDDMSGLSTDLLTAKVIRVTRYPTWLANIMPVPIGKTRVCVDYRDLNKARPKEDFPLPNIHILIDNCAKHKIGSFADCYTGYHQFLMDEEDAEKTAFITLWGKYYYRFWIILLVVYWVNMTSRERRRKQFITSCKKFTPYEVKYTLLERTCCALIWVAQKLKHYLSSYTIYLISRMDPPKYIFQKPMPTGRLAKWYILLTEFNIIYVTRTTMKAQALSDHLAENPVDDDYEPLKTYFPDEEVMCVDEVDHDEKPGWKLFFDGAANMKGVRIGVVLIFETRQHYPVTAQLRFYCTNNMAEYEACILGLRLAIDMGVQEILVLGDSDLFVHQIQGE